CAAATGCTTATATTAATTATTTCCCTCATGAATCATCAACTTGTGCTGAATCAAGGGCTAGTCATGCATGATGATATTTGTCAAATTCTATCaaagttcttaaaggaacagtaacacaaaaaaatgaattaccATTCATTGGTAAAACTGCTAAAAACACATGCTTGGGTTACATAgtaaaaccagtgcaattaacattcaaatttaataataagccctgtagcatcagattacaTGACAAGtgaattttatttactgtttgacAATTTGAGACTACCTCAAAGCTTAgcgtctcagcagctgctcagtcacgcttagggggttatttccgAAAAGTTCTCTAACTATTTCCTGAAAACAACCCACGACCAAATCTACACAGACttcccccccatttatcaatacattttcacaattttcttgTGCGGAAAAAATCCTGATAAAATAGCAAAAATTATGAATCCTacgatttttttgaatttcacaCTCGAAAGCTACGTTTTTTTCGTAAAAtcgcaactcagaaaatctttcaattgttaatgggacatcttCCGTTGAATTTTACATGTTCTCGCCAGGTCTGAGTTGTAGTACTTTTttcattggactttaataaatcccgaaaaaaaattcgttttttttttctctcaaaaaattctatttttcccCTTCAAAAGTCCGACtagaaaaatctttaataaataacaccctaagtatgtgagtgtcactgactgATTCTAACAAAATCTAAGATGGGGAGCTCCTTTCTGTGCACAACTCTGAAGGCCTGGAGCATTACTGTTATGAccatttaggctggtgcaattttcAGTTCAGTAtcaaaaacatggcattttgagtcatattcattttaggggttatTTCTTCTTTAACAGGAAAAACCAAAGCTCTTATCAGATCTTTAGACAGAAAAATGggtacaaaatgtacaaaatattttcagatatttatgaTATGTTTTCTGAGGGGattaaatgcaaaagaaaatggCTACTCCCAGACTTCAAAATtagataattataattatattggcTTTATACCACCACATGAAAGAGTCTGGCCTTttgttttaggggcaaatttacttatggttgaatatcgagggttaattaacccgaatggaaatcctttgacttcgaatatcaaagtcgaaggatttaccacaatgaacaattcgaaggattttaatccatcgatcgaacgatttttcttcgacccaaaaaagcttagaaagcctatggggtccttccccataggctaacattgacttcggtaggttttaggtggtgaactcgctgggtcgaagtttttttttaaagagacagtacttcgactatcgaatgtttgaatagtcaaacgatttttagttcgaatcgttcgattcaaagtcgtagtcgaagtagcccattcgaagtagccaaataaacattcgaaatttgaagttttttttattctattccatcactcgagctaagtaaatgggccccttagtgtttctgtATCTGACATATTCtccaaaattcataaaattacTATCAaagcaatagcaaccaataaggatttactggtcacctttttaaaatacgcatacgattttttttttttttttacttttatcacCTAACAAGGTTTGCATGACACAAAATAACATCAAAATTAGACTGAAAACATGTGATGACAAGCTTCCTACATACTGTACTACGATACATACTATGAATATTTCTGCTAAATAATACCAtgctttatttactgtacattcacACTACAGAAGATGGTTTGGAGGAAGCTTATTAGcgtatttaaaatgtgttttaagctTCAGTCTGTACTCAAACTGAGTCTCATGTAACACAATGCACTCCTATAATCCTCATTATCTGGATCCAGTTCCAGTGCTTTCTCATAGTAATCAATTGCTTGTGTAACTTTTCCATCCTGCTGATTAATGAACCCTAATAGTCCAAAGCCAGTTGCATCGGCTGGGTGTTTGCTTACTTTTTGTTCAGCCAATTGTTTCAAATTATTTCTGGAGTAAGATCTAAACCTTGTTTTATTTGGTATCAGCAATACTTCCTTGTAATGCCTTATAGTTTCAGATTCAGATCTAACTGATTTTTGATTAAAAAGAGCATAACCAAAGTGAATATGTTGCTTGTCTTCGCATGTTAGATTTCTCAGCTTTAGCACTGTTTGAAATGTATCTTCTGCtttttcaaattcacattttctgCCATACATGCTCCCCAAATCAACATATGCCTcaacaaataatcttttattttcaacagcttcctcaaaatgaaaaatagcaGAGGAAATGGCTTCCTTTATTTCCCTTGTATAGGTATTGGTAGACTGATCTGATGACCTTACAGTCCTCTGAGATTTTATTAACATTTCCATCTTCTTTTTGTAACAAATCCCAATCTGATGGTGAAGAAAACATGAGGTGGGAGTTTGTTCTAgggcttttttcagcagggtAATAGCATCATCAATCTTTCCTTCATATCTGTAAAATTTGGCAGCATATCGAAGTAAATATGGCGAGTCTGGAGTTTGTGTAAGAGCCTCCTCCATAATCTTTTCTCCTGCCACATTCTCACCCAAATGTTGACATTTCAAGGCAAGATAAGCCTTAATCACAGTGTCATTTTCATTTAATGCCACAGCACGTTTCAAAAGTTCTAAAGATTTATATTTACTTGTGCCATAAATGATTAAATCTTGACTTTCTAAGCGATACATGACTGTGGCATATCCTGAATTGAGCTCAGGATTGTCTGGATCTAACACTAGCGCTTTCTCAAAACACTCTTTAGCTCTTTCACAGTTCTTCCCATAGAATGTTAACAGAGCCCAGGCCTGTTCTCCGTATGTCTCAGTAAGAAGAATATCATTTTCTGGAGAAGATTCATATTTCTTATAAATGGCTTCCACTCTTTCTAAGTAAGACTGAGCTTTGCTAAACTGGTTTGAATGGTAGTACAGCCAGGCATAATTACTGCAGGTCACAGCTCTTTTGATATCCAGATCAGCAGACTGTGTTCCTTGCAGGTGTTCTTCTGATTCCTGAAGCTGTCTGATTGCTTCTTGGGTTTCTCCTTTCAAATATCTTGTATAGGCCAACAAATTATGAAGCCTTTGTCTGGGTATAGAAGACAAACATGCAATTTGATCATGAAGCCTGTCTTCTATATTGTCAATATCTAACTCTTCTGAGAAAACGATCCATGTAAAATGGCACTCCACTTTAAGCAGATTGTTCTTTAAGGATTTTCCTAGTatgtcactgcaaaaaaaatacagaatggttattaaaaatattgttcatatattatgatatattacATTAAATACAGAAAATGTGTGCTTGTTAAAGGAGCATGTAAAATACTGGATAATACTTTTTCCTGAAAATGCCAATGCCAAACAAAATAATAAGCAAAGAGGACAGAAGATATTCAACAATaatagggctgatttattaatttgaGGTATTgatttgggtattttttttaaatgagatattgattaaaaaaacaatcacGTTTGttcacattgtttctttttttaatcaggttgtttcttttttttatattttacacattttttggaagGAAATAAACAATCaagaaaaaataattatcataaaaaaagttgaaataagtCAAGTAACCCAGAGCACCCAATcatgtttgctttaaaataatGTAGGTAACTACTGATAATTTgccataatttttttaataaggggtttttccataatttggatcactataccttaagtctgctaaaaaaaaatctcaatacattttctaattaaaattaatgtacatattaaataaactcaattggattatttttttagtttggattaagtacaaggtactgtttcaaaattatatagaatcatttttaaaaatttgaattatttgattaaatggagtcttcccgtaattctgagttttctagataatgggtttctggataactgatcccatacctgtgcaaaagATTTTATAACAATACCACTTAAAACTTTAAACAAGAAGACAATTTCTTGtatcaataaatacaatttaataaagggaaaaaaacagttttccaggTTTAATTAAGTGATAGCCGAAGATAATAACTCAAAGTGATTTTGTCAGATGTCAGCTTATTGAACCAACCAAATTgactctttttgggctaaaactgtaattatatttttgttataccTCATGCAAATAACCCATAAAGATTTTGCAATAATGCAATAACAAGCCCACACTTTTCTCCAGGTCTAATAACTAGGAATGCACAACTGTTTCAGCCTGGTATGGATTTGCAGCTAAATTTGTGTTTTCCAGAGTGGCAAAAAGTTTTGTGAATCTAGACaagaatttttcaaattaaaaaagatcccttttccatcagaaaaaacacccattgacttcaatgcatctgGCGCAAAAAATAATACAGGAAAATTTGCCTTTTGATTTCAAAGCTTGATTGGGAAAAT
This sequence is a window from Xenopus laevis strain J_2021 chromosome 7S, Xenopus_laevis_v10.1, whole genome shotgun sequence. Protein-coding genes within it:
- the LOC108697203 gene encoding interferon-induced protein with tetratricopeptide repeats 5 — translated: MSDILGKSLKNNLLKVECHFTWIVFSEELDIDNIEDRLHDQIACLSSIPRQRLHNLLAYTRYLKGETQEAIRQLQESEEHLQGTQSADLDIKRAVTCSNYAWLYYHSNQFSKAQSYLERVEAIYKKYESSPENDILLTETYGEQAWALLTFYGKNCERAKECFEKALVLDPDNPELNSGYATVMYRLESQDLIIYGTSKYKSLELLKRAVALNENDTVIKAYLALKCQHLGENVAGEKIMEEALTQTPDSPYLLRYAAKFYRYEGKIDDAITLLKKALEQTPTSCFLHHQIGICYKKKMEMLIKSQRTVRSSDQSTNTYTREIKEAISSAIFHFEEAVENKRLFVEAYVDLGSMYGRKCEFEKAEDTFQTVLKLRNLTCEDKQHIHFGYALFNQKSVRSESETIRHYKEVLLIPNKTRFRSYSRNNLKQLAEQKVSKHPADATGFGLLGFINQQDGKVTQAIDYYEKALELDPDNEDYRSALCYMRLSLSTD